The proteins below are encoded in one region of Ostrea edulis chromosome 3, xbOstEdul1.1, whole genome shotgun sequence:
- the LOC125675856 gene encoding uncharacterized protein LOC125675856 gives MKRSLVLTLVLISFMQSFAFSVLTDNKNNNLTQLDVSGLDSENVDVFRQLLNQETLIRMALVKNVHALMKDMVDLKQTMKTLEATQQKTDLEVTNLQQEVDSLKRENQKLDLENRKYEDTLNTVKQNFTQINDHFQEFVLQLEEKRETFERNTSTVLSDLKVEVRYLSITLLDLNKHTLEVDRGISEMIEEKYEILSNGLNNTLESLNNDLTTANNKIFGFENLQKTQITSIFDEVNKTIVDLKAEVKESQFDQMKLSSTVSALEVFRMNMTNNKCDVLKRVAFSATVSSADSSWSSSTLVFPVVITNTGNGYNPSNGIFTAPTNGNYVFFVNVQSYNKQTIYVDIVLSGSTKVRTMAYQSGGNDSYESGPNLVVLTLQKGQTVWVKRYSGSGYYTDGPITTFSGFLI, from the exons ATGAAACGATCACTAGTCCTTACGTTAGTGTTGATTTCTTTCATGCAATCATTTGCTTTTTCCGTTCTCACGGAcaacaaaaataacaatttaacTCAACTGGATGTAAGTGGACTTGACTCGGAAAATGTGGACGTTTTCCGGCAACTCCTGAACCAAGAAACACTCATCCGAATGGCCCTTGTAAAGAATGTGCACGCCTTGATGAAAGACATGGTCGACCTGAAGCAAACCATGAAAACATTAGAAGCCACACAGCAGAAAACGGATTTAGAAGTGACAAACTTACAACAGGAAGTAGATTCACTGAAGCGTGAAAACCAGAaacttgaccttgaaaacagGAAGTATGAGGACACATTGAACACCGTCAAACAAAACTTTACACAGATCAACGACCATTTTCAGGAGTTTGTATTGCAGTTGGAGGAGAAAAGAGAAACATTTGAGAGAAACACTAGCACGGTACTCAGTGATTTAAAAGTGGAAGTTCGGTATCTCTCAATTACTCTTCTTGACCTGAATAAACACACGTTAGAAGTTGACAGAGGTATTTCTGAGATGATAGAGGAAAAGTATGAAATATTATCGAACGGGCTGAATAATACCCTGGAGAGTCTTAACAACGATTTGACAACAGCTAACAATAAGATATTTGGTTTCGAAAACTTGCAAAAAACTCAAATCACTTCAATATTTG ATGAAGTCAATAAGACCATTGTGGACCTGAAGGCGGAAGTTAAGGAATCTCAGTTTGATCAAATGAAGCTCTCCTCTACAGTGTCGGCTCTGGAGGTGTTCCGAATGAATATGACAAACAACAAATGTG ACGTGCTTAAAAGGGTAGCATTTAGTGCCACGGTTTCATCAGCTGACAGTTCCTGGAGCAGCAGCACCTTGGTGTTTCCCGTGGTCATCACTAATACGGGAAACGGATACAACCCCAGCAACGGAATATTTACCGCTCCTACCAACGGGAACTACGTGTTTTTCGTGAATGTACAGAGTTACAATAAACAAACCATTTATGTAGACATTGTGTTAAGTGGATCAACAAAGGTCAGAACTATGGCCTATCAGAGTGGTGGAAATGATTCTTACGAATCAGGACCCAATTTGGTGGTGCTAACTCTTCAGAAGGGACAAACAGTGTGGGTTAAAAGATACTCTGGATCAGGTTATTACACCGATGGTCCTATTACCACATTTTCTGGTTTCCTTATTTGA